A section of the Pseudomonas flavescens genome encodes:
- a CDS encoding GH36-type glycosyl hydrolase domain-containing protein — MDRQWLRAIQRLWRPAPRTFEYEPALRAELFSAEQMATHGAHLARQHHLSRDSTSDALLHRLAENAAVLASSCQAMTVAALSNRRATPAAEWLLDNFYLVEEQIRTAQKHLPKGYCRELPGLDDGPSRTLPRVYDIALETIAHGDGRVDSDSLSRFVAAYQVVTPLTLGELWGIPIMLRLALIENLRRVASRVMANWNDRNLANDWADRLIATAERDAKSVVLLVADLARSAPPMTSAFVAELARRLQGQSTALILPMTWVEQALAESGQSVERLIHLDAQLQATEQVSISNSINSLRLLSATDWREFVEHMSGVEHTLGEDPSAVYACMDFATRDHYRHAVERLARSCPHSEIDIARAAIALCRAAPDHEPLMSHVGFYLLGPGLADLERQLGARRSLAERCRRVLRKSPLVFFMTPVVLLSALLAWPFYGMLRADGWGLWTLLSLSVPTLVMTSHLAIALVNRLVTLSLPPDILPRLDYSAGIPPQARTLVVVPTLIGSAQDVEELVDGMEIRFLANRDANLYFALLTDFMDAQSEVLDGDAPLLQQASLAVDALNLKYPETGASRFFLLHRPRRWNATEQRWMGHERKRGKIAELNALLRGHGHDRFSLIVGDIAALPEVNYVIALDTDTQLPRDVARQFLGAICHPLNQARFDAQQRRIVSGYAILQPRVGISLPSIARSAYAQLFGSDAGVDPYTRSVSDVYQDLFGNGSFIGKGIYAVDAFEQALQGCFPDNRILSHDLIEGCYARSGLISDVQLYEEHPARYSADAKRRHRWIRGDWQLLPWLMPWTPKPGGGLEQNRLTNLACWKIVDNLRRSLEPAAFLCMLLWGWLASSQPLQWSLGVLLLIIAQPLISTLLDVLHKAHDINLGQHLKVTLRDAAQHFGRALLTLVWLPFEAFSSLDAIARTLWRMTISQRHLLQWNPSREVERSSNNDLSGLYRLMWVAPLLAVAVAIALLGQPVTLAIAAPFLLAWLLAPAIACWLSRPAAHVLFAPSLEEQQFLRRLARKTWAFFDDHVGPADNWLPPDNIQERPTAVTAHRTSPTNMGMALLSHLAAHDFAYLSGGRLLARLDSALTSMSRLERHRRHFYNWYDTQTLQPLPPRYVSTVDSGNLAGLLLTLRPGLYELPKAALLSPNWRIGLADSLGVLHEAMLAGGLDEHLLDEAFSELATTPALDAQSLADISAVLQRLIALAQGLQPALSTAVEADYWRQALLAHCQDLHSELTCLTLPGKPLASASWHELAQLDAAQWPAAEQAQVRAVIAHASERIATALRLADLAAELADMDFTFLYDAQRELLAIGYNADDQRLDGAYYDLLASEARLTNFVVIAQGQLPQDSWFTLGRLLTSNGGVPVLLSWTGSMFEYLMPMLVMPSYAGTLLDQTCRAAVARQIEYGQQLGLPWGVSESGYSTLDAQLNYQYRAFGVPGLGLKRGLGEDVVMAPYASVLALMVAPEAACKNLQRLAGMGMAGRYGLYEAIDFTSARLPPGQNAALIQSFMAHHQGMSLLSLTHVLLDRPMQRRFEADPQFQATALLLQERVPKSAAQYLHTANASLEGKVARVNENKLRVYTDPGRRHPAVQLLSNGRYHVMISNAGGGYSRRDDMAVTRWHEDITCDNTGTFCYLRDVDSGDFWSSAHQPTLRTTQSFEAIFTDARAEFRVRERDFDAHTEIVVSPEDDIELRRLHISNRGAQRRTLELTSYAEVVLAPALSDALHPAFSKLFVQSELLTELQAILCSRRPRSSEEKVPWLCHLLAAHEVDIAAISYETDRARFIGRGRNLTHPAAMDNETLSGTAGAVLDPIVSIRCRITLEPGQTATIDLVTGVSDSRDGCLQLINKYRDRHLADRVFDLAWTHSQVLLRQLNTSHAEARLFEQMAASIIYTNPSLRAAPGVLAANQRNQSGLWGQAISGDRPIVLLQISATAHIDLVRQLVQAHAYWRHKGLIVDLVIWNEDQAGYRQDLQDVIMGLVTSGSEAHLLDRPGGIFVRPAQQLSNEDRVLMLAVAHLVLSDERGSLAEQIHRRRAEPAMPAFDARLLPRPAPPVVVPLADSSLILSNPHGGFSADGKEYVIHCQAGQPTPAPWVNVLANPNFGSVISESGSAYTWHENAHEFRLTPWRNDPVSDPGDEAIYLRDEDSGHYWSPTPLPRPGKGAYVTRHGFGYSVFEHEEGGIRSELWVYVSLQDPVKLSHLKIHNVSGRARRLSVTGYVAWVLGDLREKSSMHVVSEADPNSGALFARNAYSIEFPGRVAFFDVDVPLASSTAGRCDFIGRNGHLSAPAAMAQPHLSGRSGPGLDPCAALRANLQLAADEQRSVTFRLGAAQDAKTASRLVQRMRGGNVAQVELQRVREHWQDTLGKVRIETPEPAVDVLVNGWLMYQVIACRFWARSGYYQSGGAFGFRDQLQDSMAMLHADPAAVRRHLLLCAAHQFIEGDVQHWWHPPLDRGVRTGCSDDYLWLAQATSRYVQVSGDHTVLGETVGYLEGRLLNSGEESYYDLPHHSALQETLYQHCVRAIEHSLARGVHGLPLMGHGDWNDGMNRVGEGGKGESVWLGFFGYDVLRRFATTALLNGDAEFARRCDEHADALRLSLDAHAWDGEWYRRAYFDDGTPLGSTGNDECRIDSIAQSWSVLSGAAPDGRQRTAMDSLERHLLRRDIGLVQLLAPPFDHGVLDPGYIKGYVPGVRENGGQYTHAAVWASMAFAELGDSARAWELLRLINPVSHGNSAATIATYKVEPYVVAADVYGMPPHEGRGGWSWYTGSAGWMYRLIVESLLGLQRNGTQLRMQPVLPADWRGFSLHYRFGSSCYRITLCCTDAADSTLHLDGIAVQGDSITLVDDDQDHQVDIQWPHKGHLKGSGTPTDTDKPVRVIAQPNQLPE, encoded by the coding sequence ATGGACAGGCAATGGCTTCGAGCAATCCAACGGTTGTGGCGGCCCGCGCCCCGCACCTTCGAGTACGAGCCGGCCCTGCGCGCGGAACTGTTCAGCGCAGAACAGATGGCCACCCACGGTGCCCACCTGGCCCGCCAGCATCACCTTAGCCGCGACTCCACCTCCGACGCCCTGCTTCACCGACTCGCCGAGAATGCTGCAGTGCTGGCCAGCAGTTGCCAGGCCATGACCGTGGCAGCGCTCTCCAACCGTCGCGCAACGCCGGCTGCGGAGTGGCTGCTGGACAACTTCTACCTGGTCGAGGAGCAGATACGCACGGCGCAGAAACATCTACCCAAAGGCTACTGCCGCGAACTGCCCGGCCTGGATGATGGGCCCTCGCGTACCTTGCCGCGGGTCTACGACATCGCCCTGGAAACCATTGCCCACGGTGACGGCCGGGTCGACAGCGACAGCCTGAGCCGCTTCGTGGCCGCCTATCAGGTGGTCACACCGCTGACGCTGGGCGAGCTGTGGGGCATTCCCATCATGTTGCGCCTGGCATTGATCGAGAACCTGCGCCGGGTCGCTTCACGGGTGATGGCCAACTGGAACGACCGCAACCTGGCCAATGACTGGGCGGATCGCCTGATTGCCACCGCAGAACGCGACGCCAAGAGCGTGGTGCTGCTGGTTGCCGACCTGGCACGTTCGGCACCGCCGATGACCAGTGCCTTCGTGGCCGAACTGGCGCGGCGCCTGCAGGGCCAGAGCACCGCACTTATTCTGCCGATGACCTGGGTCGAGCAGGCCCTGGCCGAGTCTGGCCAGAGCGTGGAGCGCCTGATTCACCTCGACGCTCAGTTGCAGGCCACGGAGCAGGTGTCGATCAGCAACAGCATCAACAGCCTGCGCCTGCTCTCGGCCACCGACTGGCGCGAGTTCGTCGAGCACATGAGCGGTGTCGAACACACCCTTGGCGAAGATCCATCTGCGGTCTACGCCTGCATGGATTTCGCCACCCGCGACCACTACCGGCATGCCGTCGAGCGCCTGGCGCGCAGCTGTCCGCACTCGGAGATCGACATCGCCCGCGCCGCCATCGCCTTGTGCCGCGCGGCACCGGATCATGAACCCCTGATGAGCCACGTCGGCTTCTACCTGCTGGGCCCGGGGTTGGCCGATCTGGAGCGGCAACTGGGTGCGCGACGCTCCCTGGCCGAGCGCTGTCGACGCGTGTTGCGCAAGTCGCCGCTGGTTTTCTTCATGACTCCGGTGGTGCTGCTCAGCGCGCTGCTGGCCTGGCCGTTCTACGGCATGCTGCGCGCCGACGGCTGGGGCCTGTGGACGTTGTTGTCGCTCAGCGTACCGACACTGGTGATGACCAGCCACCTGGCCATCGCGCTGGTCAACCGGCTGGTGACCCTCAGCCTGCCACCAGACATCCTGCCACGCCTGGATTACAGCGCCGGCATTCCCCCCCAGGCACGTACGCTGGTAGTGGTGCCAACGCTGATCGGCAGCGCTCAGGACGTGGAAGAACTGGTGGATGGCATGGAGATACGCTTCCTCGCCAACCGGGATGCCAACCTGTATTTCGCCCTGCTCACCGATTTCATGGATGCCCAGAGCGAGGTGCTCGACGGCGATGCGCCCTTGCTGCAACAGGCCAGCCTGGCGGTCGATGCGCTGAATCTGAAATACCCCGAAACTGGCGCGTCGCGCTTCTTCCTGCTGCATCGCCCACGACGCTGGAACGCCACCGAACAACGCTGGATGGGCCATGAGCGCAAGCGCGGCAAGATCGCCGAGCTCAATGCGCTGTTGCGTGGTCATGGCCACGACCGGTTTTCCCTGATCGTCGGCGATATCGCCGCGCTGCCGGAGGTCAACTACGTCATCGCCCTGGACACCGACACCCAGCTGCCGCGCGATGTGGCCCGGCAGTTCCTCGGCGCCATCTGCCATCCGCTCAACCAGGCCCGCTTCGATGCGCAGCAACGCCGCATCGTCAGTGGCTACGCCATCCTGCAACCCCGTGTGGGCATCAGCCTGCCGAGCATCGCCCGCTCCGCCTACGCCCAGCTGTTCGGTAGCGATGCGGGGGTGGACCCCTACACCCGCTCGGTATCCGACGTGTATCAGGACCTGTTCGGCAACGGCTCGTTCATCGGCAAGGGTATCTACGCCGTGGATGCCTTCGAGCAGGCCCTGCAGGGCTGCTTTCCCGACAACCGCATTCTCAGCCATGACCTGATCGAGGGCTGCTACGCCCGCTCCGGGCTGATCAGCGACGTACAGTTGTATGAAGAACACCCGGCGCGCTACAGCGCCGATGCCAAACGTCGGCATCGCTGGATCCGTGGAGACTGGCAGTTGCTGCCGTGGCTGATGCCCTGGACACCGAAACCCGGTGGTGGCCTGGAGCAGAACCGTCTGACCAACCTGGCCTGCTGGAAGATCGTCGACAACCTGCGCCGCAGCCTCGAGCCAGCGGCCTTTCTGTGCATGTTGCTGTGGGGCTGGTTGGCCAGTTCACAGCCGTTGCAGTGGAGCCTGGGGGTATTGCTGCTGATCATCGCCCAGCCGTTGATCAGCACCCTGCTGGATGTGCTGCACAAAGCCCATGACATCAACCTCGGCCAGCACCTGAAGGTAACCTTGCGCGATGCGGCGCAGCACTTCGGTCGTGCGCTGCTGACGCTGGTGTGGCTGCCGTTCGAGGCCTTCAGCAGCCTGGATGCCATCGCCCGCACGCTGTGGCGCATGACCATCAGCCAGCGCCACCTGCTGCAATGGAACCCCTCCCGAGAAGTGGAGCGCAGCAGCAACAATGACCTGTCTGGCCTGTATCGGCTGATGTGGGTGGCGCCGCTGCTGGCGGTCGCCGTGGCCATCGCGCTGCTCGGCCAGCCGGTGACGCTGGCAATCGCCGCGCCCTTCCTGCTGGCCTGGTTGCTGGCCCCGGCCATCGCCTGCTGGCTGAGCAGGCCGGCGGCCCATGTGCTGTTCGCCCCATCGCTCGAAGAGCAACAGTTTCTGCGCCGCCTGGCACGCAAGACCTGGGCTTTCTTCGACGATCATGTCGGCCCTGCGGACAACTGGCTGCCACCGGACAACATCCAGGAACGGCCGACCGCGGTAACCGCCCACCGAACCTCGCCAACCAACATGGGCATGGCACTGCTTTCGCACCTGGCCGCTCACGACTTCGCCTACCTCAGTGGCGGTCGCCTGCTCGCACGCCTGGATAGCGCCCTGACCAGCATGTCGCGGCTGGAGCGTCATCGCCGCCACTTCTACAACTGGTACGACACTCAGACCCTGCAACCGCTGCCGCCCCGCTACGTGTCCACCGTGGACAGCGGCAACCTGGCCGGTCTGCTGCTGACCCTGCGGCCAGGCCTGTACGAGTTGCCAAAAGCGGCCTTGCTCAGCCCGAACTGGCGCATCGGTCTGGCAGACAGCCTGGGCGTGCTGCATGAGGCAATGCTGGCGGGCGGGCTGGACGAGCACCTGCTCGACGAGGCGTTCAGCGAGCTGGCCACGACACCTGCCCTCGACGCGCAGAGCCTGGCCGATATCAGTGCGGTACTGCAGCGCCTGATCGCCCTCGCCCAGGGCCTGCAACCCGCTCTTTCAACGGCTGTCGAGGCCGACTACTGGCGCCAGGCGCTGCTCGCTCATTGCCAGGATCTGCACAGCGAACTGACCTGCCTGACCCTACCCGGCAAGCCACTGGCCTCGGCCAGCTGGCATGAGCTGGCACAGCTCGATGCCGCGCAATGGCCGGCAGCCGAACAGGCCCAGGTCCGCGCGGTGATCGCCCACGCCAGCGAGCGCATCGCCACGGCGCTGCGCCTGGCGGATCTGGCGGCCGAGCTGGCGGACATGGACTTCACCTTCCTGTACGACGCGCAACGCGAGCTCCTGGCCATCGGTTACAACGCCGATGACCAGCGCCTGGACGGCGCCTACTACGACCTGCTGGCCTCGGAAGCGCGGCTGACCAATTTCGTGGTCATCGCCCAGGGACAGCTGCCTCAGGACAGCTGGTTCACCCTGGGCCGGCTGCTGACCAGCAACGGCGGGGTCCCGGTGCTACTGTCCTGGACCGGCTCGATGTTCGAGTACCTGATGCCGATGCTGGTCATGCCCAGCTATGCCGGCACCCTGCTCGACCAGACCTGCCGCGCCGCCGTGGCCCGGCAGATCGAATACGGCCAGCAACTGGGCCTGCCCTGGGGCGTGTCCGAGTCCGGCTACAGCACCCTGGACGCCCAACTGAATTATCAGTACCGGGCCTTCGGCGTACCCGGCCTGGGTCTCAAGCGCGGCCTTGGCGAAGACGTGGTGATGGCCCCCTATGCCTCGGTGCTGGCGCTGATGGTAGCCCCGGAAGCGGCCTGCAAGAACCTCCAGCGCCTGGCGGGCATGGGCATGGCAGGCCGCTATGGTCTGTACGAAGCCATCGATTTCACCAGTGCCCGGCTGCCACCGGGGCAGAACGCTGCGCTGATCCAGTCCTTCATGGCGCACCATCAGGGCATGAGCCTGCTGTCATTGACCCATGTGCTGCTCGATCGCCCGATGCAGCGCCGCTTCGAGGCCGACCCGCAGTTCCAGGCCACCGCCCTGCTGCTGCAGGAACGGGTGCCGAAAAGCGCCGCGCAATACCTGCACACCGCCAATGCCTCGCTGGAGGGCAAGGTCGCCCGGGTCAACGAGAACAAGCTGCGGGTCTACACCGACCCGGGGCGCCGACACCCCGCCGTACAACTGCTCTCCAACGGCCGTTACCACGTGATGATCAGCAATGCCGGTGGTGGTTACAGCCGCCGCGACGATATGGCGGTCACCCGCTGGCACGAGGACATAACCTGCGACAACACCGGCACCTTCTGCTACCTGCGGGATGTCGACAGCGGGGATTTCTGGTCCTCGGCGCACCAGCCGACCTTGCGCACGACGCAAAGCTTCGAGGCGATCTTCACCGATGCCCGGGCCGAATTCCGCGTGCGCGAACGGGACTTCGACGCTCACACCGAGATCGTCGTCTCACCCGAAGACGACATCGAACTGCGGCGCCTGCACATCAGCAACCGGGGTGCGCAGCGCCGTACCCTGGAACTCACCAGCTACGCCGAAGTGGTGCTGGCACCGGCCCTCAGTGACGCCCTGCATCCGGCCTTCAGCAAGCTGTTCGTACAGAGCGAACTGCTCACTGAGCTGCAGGCGATTCTGTGCAGCCGGCGGCCACGTTCGAGCGAGGAAAAGGTACCGTGGCTGTGCCACCTGCTGGCCGCCCACGAGGTGGACATCGCGGCGATCTCCTACGAAACCGACCGCGCCCGCTTCATCGGTCGCGGGCGCAACCTGACGCACCCCGCCGCGATGGACAACGAGACGCTGTCCGGCACCGCGGGTGCGGTGCTCGATCCGATCGTCTCGATCCGCTGCCGGATCACCCTGGAGCCTGGCCAGACCGCCACCATCGACCTGGTGACCGGCGTCAGTGACAGCCGTGACGGTTGCCTGCAGTTGATCAACAAGTACCGCGATCGGCACCTGGCCGACCGTGTCTTCGACCTGGCCTGGACCCACAGCCAGGTGCTGCTGCGCCAGCTCAACACCTCCCATGCCGAGGCCCGTCTGTTCGAGCAGATGGCCGCGTCGATCATCTATACCAACCCCTCGCTGCGCGCCGCACCGGGCGTGCTGGCCGCCAACCAGCGCAACCAGAGCGGCCTGTGGGGCCAGGCGATTTCCGGTGACCGGCCCATCGTGCTGCTACAGATTTCCGCCACCGCGCATATCGACCTGGTGCGCCAGTTGGTGCAGGCCCATGCCTACTGGCGACACAAGGGCCTGATCGTCGACCTGGTGATCTGGAACGAGGACCAGGCCGGTTACCGGCAGGATCTGCAGGACGTGATCATGGGCCTGGTGACCTCGGGCAGCGAGGCGCACCTGCTGGACCGGCCTGGTGGCATTTTCGTGCGCCCGGCCCAGCAACTCTCCAATGAAGATCGCGTGCTGATGCTGGCCGTGGCCCATCTGGTGCTCAGCGACGAACGCGGCAGCCTCGCCGAACAGATTCATCGGCGTCGGGCAGAGCCCGCCATGCCGGCCTTCGATGCCCGCCTGCTGCCCAGGCCGGCGCCGCCAGTGGTGGTTCCGCTGGCTGACTCGTCGCTGATCCTGAGCAACCCCCATGGCGGTTTCAGCGCCGACGGCAAGGAATACGTCATTCACTGCCAAGCCGGTCAGCCGACCCCGGCGCCCTGGGTCAACGTGCTGGCCAACCCGAATTTCGGCAGCGTGATTTCGGAAAGCGGCAGCGCCTACACCTGGCATGAGAACGCCCACGAATTCCGCCTCACGCCATGGCGCAACGACCCGGTCAGCGACCCGGGCGACGAGGCCATCTACCTGCGCGATGAAGACAGCGGCCACTACTGGTCGCCAACCCCGCTGCCACGCCCTGGCAAGGGCGCTTACGTGACCCGACACGGTTTCGGCTACAGCGTCTTCGAACACGAGGAAGGCGGGATTCGCAGCGAGCTGTGGGTCTACGTATCGCTGCAGGATCCGGTGAAGTTATCGCACCTGAAAATCCATAATGTCTCCGGCCGAGCACGGCGCCTGTCGGTCACCGGCTACGTGGCCTGGGTACTGGGCGACCTGCGGGAAAAATCCTCCATGCACGTGGTCAGCGAGGCCGATCCGAACAGCGGTGCGCTGTTCGCTCGCAATGCCTACTCCATCGAATTCCCTGGCCGGGTGGCCTTCTTCGATGTCGACGTACCGCTGGCCAGCAGCACCGCCGGGCGCTGCGACTTCATCGGCCGTAACGGCCACCTGAGCGCCCCTGCGGCCATGGCCCAGCCGCACCTGTCGGGGCGCAGCGGCCCGGGGCTCGACCCGTGCGCGGCGCTGCGCGCAAATCTGCAACTGGCTGCCGACGAGCAGCGCAGCGTGACCTTCCGCCTGGGCGCCGCCCAGGACGCCAAGACCGCTTCGCGCCTGGTGCAGCGCATGCGCGGCGGCAACGTCGCCCAGGTCGAACTGCAGCGGGTGCGCGAGCATTGGCAGGACACCCTGGGAAAGGTGCGGATCGAAACCCCGGAGCCGGCCGTGGACGTGCTGGTCAATGGCTGGCTGATGTATCAGGTGATCGCCTGCCGCTTCTGGGCGCGCAGCGGTTACTACCAGTCCGGTGGCGCCTTCGGCTTCCGTGATCAGTTGCAGGACAGCATGGCCATGCTGCATGCCGACCCGGCCGCGGTTCGCCGGCACCTGCTGCTGTGCGCCGCCCACCAGTTCATCGAAGGCGATGTACAGCACTGGTGGCACCCGCCACTGGATCGCGGTGTGCGCACCGGCTGCTCCGACGACTACCTGTGGCTGGCCCAGGCGACCAGCCGCTACGTTCAGGTCAGCGGCGATCACACGGTGCTGGGGGAAACCGTGGGCTACCTGGAAGGCCGTTTGCTCAACAGCGGCGAGGAGTCCTATTACGACCTGCCGCACCACTCTGCCCTGCAGGAAACCCTGTACCAGCACTGCGTGAGAGCCATCGAGCACAGCCTGGCACGGGGCGTTCACGGCCTGCCGCTGATGGGCCACGGCGACTGGAACGACGGCATGAACCGCGTCGGCGAAGGGGGCAAGGGCGAAAGCGTCTGGCTCGGCTTCTTCGGCTACGACGTGCTGCGCCGCTTCGCCACCACAGCCCTGCTCAACGGTGACGCCGAGTTCGCCAGACGCTGCGACGAGCACGCCGATGCCTTGCGCCTGAGCCTCGATGCCCACGCCTGGGATGGCGAGTGGTATCGCCGGGCCTATTTCGACGATGGCACGCCATTGGGCTCGACCGGCAACGACGAGTGCCGCATCGACTCCATCGCGCAAAGCTGGTCGGTGCTGTCCGGCGCGGCACCCGATGGGCGCCAGCGCACGGCCATGGACTCACTGGAGCGGCACCTGCTGCGCCGCGACATCGGCCTGGTGCAACTGCTTGCGCCCCCCTTCGACCACGGCGTGCTCGACCCTGGCTACATCAAGGGCTACGTACCTGGCGTGCGCGAGAATGGCGGCCAGTACACCCACGCCGCGGTGTGGGCGAGCATGGCCTTCGCCGAACTGGGCGACAGCGCACGGGCATGGGAGCTGCTGCGCCTGATCAATCCGGTCAGCCACGGCAACAGTGCCGCAACCATTGCCACCTACAAGGTCGAGCCCTATGTGGTGGCCGCCGACGTGTATGGCATGCCGCCCCATGAGGGACGTGGCGGCTGGAGCTGGTACACCGGTTCGGCCGGCTGGATGTACCGGCTGATCGTCGAGTCGCTGCTCGGTCTGCAGCGCAACGGTACGCAGTTGCGCATGCAACCGGTGCTGCCGGCGGACTGGCGCGGATTCAGCCTGCACTACCGCTTCGGCTCGTCGTGCTACCGCATCACCCTGTGCTGCACGGATGCCGCCGACTCGACCCTGCACCTGGACGGCATCGCGGTCCAGGGCGACAGCATCACCCTGGTCGACGATGACCAGGATCATCAGGTCGATATTCAGTGGCCTCACAAGGGGCACCTTAAGGGGTCTGGCACACCGACGGATACCGATAAACCTGTCAGGGTGATCGCTCAACCGAACCAGCTACCGGAGTAG
- a CDS encoding CsbD family protein — translation MNRPLTEIIKGKWRLLAGLARIVWDELTLDELLKSGGDLDKLTNLIQKRYDMTHDEARKQIVSFFERHRMT, via the coding sequence ATGAACAGACCACTGACCGAAATCATCAAGGGAAAATGGCGGCTATTGGCAGGCCTGGCGCGGATCGTATGGGATGAACTGACGCTGGATGAGTTGCTCAAGTCCGGCGGCGACCTGGACAAGCTCACCAACCTGATCCAGAAACGCTACGACATGACCCACGACGAGGCGCGCAAGCAGATCGTCAGCTTCTTCGAGCGGCACCGCATGACCTGA